One genomic region from Marmota flaviventris isolate mMarFla1 chromosome 6, mMarFla1.hap1, whole genome shotgun sequence encodes:
- the C6H6orf62 gene encoding uncharacterized protein C6orf62 homolog isoform X1 — translation MGDPNSRKKQALNRLRAQLRKKKESLADQFDFKMYIAFVFKEKKKKSALFEVSEVIPVMTNNYEENILKGVRDSSYSLESSIELLQKDVVQLHAPRYQSMRRDVIGCTQEMDFILWPRNDIEKIVCLLFSRWKESDEPFRPVQAKFEFHHGDYEKQFLHVLSRKDKTGIVVNNPNQSMFLFIDRQHLQTPKNKATIFKLCSICLYLPQEQLTHWAVGTIEDHLRPYMPE, via the exons ATGGGGGACCCAAACTCCCGGAAGAAACAAGCGCTGAACAGACTTCGTGCTCagcttagaaagaaaaaagaatctctAGCTGACCAGTTTGACTTCAAGATGTATATTGCCTTTGTGTTCAAGGAGAAG aagaAAAAATCAGCACTTTTTGAAGTGTCTGAGGTTATACCAGTCATGACAaataattatgaagaaaatatcctgaaaggTGTGCGAGATTCCAGCTATTCCTTGGAAAGTTCCATAGAGCTTTTACAAAAGGATGTGGTACAGCTCCATGCTCCTCGTTACCAGTCTATGAGAAGG gaTGTAATTGGCTGTACTCAGGagatggatttcattctttggcCTCGGAATGATATTGAGAAAATTGTCTGTCTCCTGTTTTCCAGATGGAAGGAATCTGATGAGCCTTTTAGGCCTGTTCag GCCAAATTTGAGTTTCATCACGGTGACTATGAGAAACAGTTTCTGCATGTACTGAGCCGCAAGGACAAGACTGGAATTGTTGTCAACAATCCCAACCAGTCAATGTTTCTCTTCATTGACAGACAGCACTTGCAG ACTCCAAAAAACAAAGCTACAATCTTCAAGTTATGCAGCATCTGCCTCTACCTGCCACAGGAACAGCTCACCCATTGGGCAGTTGGCACCATAGAGGATCACCTCCGTCCTTACATGCCAGAATAA
- the Acot13 gene encoding acyl-coenzyme A thioesterase 13, producing MSGLMQNAREAMKALFRSPGFDRVLEKVTLVSAAPEKVICEMKVEEQHANKMGTLHGGLTATLIDSISTMALLCSERGLPGVSVDMNITYMSPAKIGEEIVITAQILKQGRTLAFASVDLTNKATGKLIAQGRHTKHLGN from the exons ATGAGCGGCCTGATGCAGAACGCGCGGGAAGCGATGAAGGCCCTGTTCAGGTCGCCCGGCTTCGATAGAGTTTTGGAAAAG gTAACTCTCGTCTCTGCTGCTCCTGAGAAAGTGATTTGTGAAATGAAAGTAGAAGAGCAGCATGCTAATAAAATGGGCACACTCCATGGTGGTTTGACAGCCACCTTAATAGACAGCATATCAACCATGGCTCTGCTGTGCTCAGAAAGGGGTCTGCCTGGAGTCAGCGTTGACATGAACATAAC gTACATGTCACCTGCTAAAATAGGAGAAGAAATAGTGATTACAGCACAAATTCTGAAGCAAGGAAGAACACTTGCATTTGCTTCTGTGGATCTGACCAACAAGGCCACAGGAAAATTAATAGCACAAGGCAGGCATACGAAACACCTGGGAAACTAG
- the C6H6orf62 gene encoding uncharacterized protein C6orf62 homolog isoform X2 yields MSENPSAPVSPVVRKKKSALFEVSEVIPVMTNNYEENILKGVRDSSYSLESSIELLQKDVVQLHAPRYQSMRRDVIGCTQEMDFILWPRNDIEKIVCLLFSRWKESDEPFRPVQAKFEFHHGDYEKQFLHVLSRKDKTGIVVNNPNQSMFLFIDRQHLQTPKNKATIFKLCSICLYLPQEQLTHWAVGTIEDHLRPYMPE; encoded by the exons ATGAGTGAGAACCCGAGTGCTCCTGTGTCTCCCGTGGTGCGA aagaAAAAATCAGCACTTTTTGAAGTGTCTGAGGTTATACCAGTCATGACAaataattatgaagaaaatatcctgaaaggTGTGCGAGATTCCAGCTATTCCTTGGAAAGTTCCATAGAGCTTTTACAAAAGGATGTGGTACAGCTCCATGCTCCTCGTTACCAGTCTATGAGAAGG gaTGTAATTGGCTGTACTCAGGagatggatttcattctttggcCTCGGAATGATATTGAGAAAATTGTCTGTCTCCTGTTTTCCAGATGGAAGGAATCTGATGAGCCTTTTAGGCCTGTTCag GCCAAATTTGAGTTTCATCACGGTGACTATGAGAAACAGTTTCTGCATGTACTGAGCCGCAAGGACAAGACTGGAATTGTTGTCAACAATCCCAACCAGTCAATGTTTCTCTTCATTGACAGACAGCACTTGCAG ACTCCAAAAAACAAAGCTACAATCTTCAAGTTATGCAGCATCTGCCTCTACCTGCCACAGGAACAGCTCACCCATTGGGCAGTTGGCACCATAGAGGATCACCTCCGTCCTTACATGCCAGAATAA